In the Actinomycetota bacterium genome, TTCTGGTAGCCGGTGCAGCGGCACAGGTTGCCGCTCAGGTAGGCGCGGATCTCCTGCTCGCCGGGGTCGGGATCGTCGGCCAGGAGCTCGCAGACGCTCATCAGGAACCCGGGGGTGCAGAAGCCGCACTGGAGACCGTGGTGCTCGGAGAACGCCTCCTGGATGGGGTGGAGCGGCCCGTCGGGGTCGGCCAGTCCCTCGACGGTGCGCAGCTCCGAGCCCTGGGCCTGGAGGGCGAACAGCAGACAGGAGCGGACCGAGCGGCCGTCGAGCAGGATGGTGCAGGCCCCGCAGACGCCGTGCTCGCAACCGAGGTGGGTGCCGGTGAGGCCGAGCTCGTCGCGGAGGAAGTCGGCCAGGGTGGTCCGCGGCTCGGCCGACCCCCGCAGCGAGCGCCCGTTGACCCGCAGCTCGATCTCACGCCTGGCCATCTGGCCCTTCCTCCTTCCCCTCCGCCCGGGCCCTGGCCGTGGCCAGCGCCCGCCGGGTCAGCACCCTGGCCACCTGCCGGCGGTAGCCGGCCGAGCCGTGCAGGTCCGAGGTGGGCGAGATCGCCTCGTCGACCGCGGCCGCCGCCTCGTCCAGCAGCTCGTCGCTGGGCCGCTCCCCCTCCAGCAGCGTCTCGGCCCGGCGTGCCCGCACCGCCCGCTCGCCCACGCCGATCAGGGTCAGCCGCGCCAGCGCCACCGAGCCGTCGGAGGTCAGCCCCAGCAGGGCGCCGACCCCGACGATGGCGAAGTCCCCGTGGCGGCGGGCCAGCTCCACGAAGGTCGAGCCGACCCGGCCGCCGGGCAGGGTCAGGCGCAGCTCGGTGATGAGCTCGTCGGGCTCCAGGGTCGTGGTGAAGTAGCTGACCAGCAGGTCCTCGACCGGCACCGTCCGGGTCCCTCGGGGGCCGACCACCTGGCACTCGCCGTCCAGGGCCAAGGCCAGGGCCGGCCACTCGGCGGCCGGGTCGGCATGGGCCAGGCTGCCCCCCACCGTCCCCCGGTTGCGGATGGCCACGTGCCCGACCTGGGCCACCGCCTCGGCGAGCATGGGGCAGCGCCGGCCCAGGCCGGGCAGCCGCTCGACCGCCCGCTGCCTGGCCAGGGCGCCGATCACCAGCCGGTCGCCGTCGGCGCCCAGGTGGTCCAGCCCGGCCACGCCGTTGAGGTCGACCAGGACCGACGGGGCGGCCAGCCGGAATGCCAGCAGGGGCACCAGGCTCTGGCCGCCGGCCAGCGCCTTGGCCTCGTCGCCGTGCTCGCCCAGGGCCGCGACCGCCTCCTCGAGGCTGGCCGGGGCGACGTACTCGAACGGCGGGGGCTTCACGGCACACCCCTCCCGGCCATCGGCGCGTCAGTCCCGGCGGGTCCGCTGCCAGAGGTCGCCGAAGACCTCGTCCAGGTCGACCCGGTCCACCCCCGGGGTCGAGATCTCCTGGGGGTAGTTGGCCTTGCGGGTGGCGTCGATGCCCACCTTGGTGACCAGGTGGGAGCCGCCCGCCGGGTCGTAGGAGGCGGGGTCGAGGGGCGACCCGCGGGCGTGGGAGACCACGAAGGCGTCGGTGTCGAAGCGCACCCGGGTGGCGATGGCATGCCACACGTCGGCGTCGTTGGTGATGTCGACGTCGTCGTCCACCACCACCACGTACTTGAGGAACGGGTCGGCGGTGAAGGCGGCCATGGCCGCGTTCTTGGGGTCGCCCTCGATCAGCTTCTCCATCTGCACGTAGCAGATG is a window encoding:
- a CDS encoding (2Fe-2S)-binding protein, which codes for MARREIELRVNGRSLRGSAEPRTTLADFLRDELGLTGTHLGCEHGVCGACTILLDGRSVRSCLLFALQAQGSELRTVEGLADPDGPLHPIQEAFSEHHGLQCGFCTPGFLMSVCELLADDPDPGEQEIRAYLSGNLCRCTGYQNIVAAVQAAAGKLREAGAGGPGGSRVAPRGTGGPGG
- a CDS encoding xanthine dehydrogenase family protein subunit M — its product is MKPPPFEYVAPASLEEAVAALGEHGDEAKALAGGQSLVPLLAFRLAAPSVLVDLNGVAGLDHLGADGDRLVIGALARQRAVERLPGLGRRCPMLAEAVAQVGHVAIRNRGTVGGSLAHADPAAEWPALALALDGECQVVGPRGTRTVPVEDLLVSYFTTTLEPDELITELRLTLPGGRVGSTFVELARRHGDFAIVGVGALLGLTSDGSVALARLTLIGVGERAVRARRAETLLEGERPSDELLDEAAAAVDEAISPTSDLHGSAGYRRQVARVLTRRALATARARAEGKEEGPDGQA